A single Struthio camelus isolate bStrCam1 chromosome 8, bStrCam1.hap1, whole genome shotgun sequence DNA region contains:
- the SLC44A3 gene encoding choline transporter-like protein 3 isoform X6, producing the protein MFITGYAVMAGAAERLVLGYDSFGNICGRKNSPVKGAPLSGQDMTNKKYVFFLNSCRLEMQSLKISSVSLCVSSCPQEQLNSLEDIQSFARNNGSHLCVYNLNVSSYILNPKAADLCPTLPVPPSKSFPLFNRCVPQNPECYSKYASVLINMINEMDALHRALGGILAGRDTVIGLSVLALVVSGVLWWLYYDYRNDPSTELETEKENIKFVLGYAIFSTIVTIVLLSLILALRKRLQFTVQLFQIVNKIIRRIPFLLFQPLWSFLILVVFWVFWVAVLLSLGTAGTAEITSGGQVEYRALSGIHYMAWYHFVGLIWTSEFILACQQMTIAGAVVTCYFNRNKNSPPRHPVLSSISVLFCYHLGTVIKGSFLITVLRIPRIFLLYLYNFLKQKESACAKCLFKCCFCWFWCLERCLRYFNQHAYTTTAINGTNFCTSAKDAVFILAKNSAKLTSISCFGGFILFLGKVFVVCFTVFGGLMAFNYHLTADALFLCFAVDMETNDGSAEKPYFMDQELLTFVNQSNKLTEGQKHRSMKPFQDNEDGTELQPMA; encoded by the exons atGTTTATAACTGGCTATGCTGTGATGGCTGGTGCTGCAGAAAGACTTGTGCTTGGATATGACAGCTTCGGGAACATATGTGGTAGGAAGAACTCTCCTGTAAAAGGGGCACCCCTTTCTGGACAGGACATGACTAACAAAAA gtaTGTATTCTTTCTGAATTCATGCAGGCTGGAAATGCAAAGCCTCAAAATCAGTTCAGTTTCCTTGTGCGTGTCTAGTTGTCCACAAGAGCAACTCAACTCTTTGGAAGACATCCAGAGTTTTGCAAGGAACAATG gtTCTCATCTCTGTGTTTACAACTTGAATGTTTCCAGTTACATACTAAATCCAAAGGCAGCTGACCTGTGTCCCACACTGCCAGTTCCACCAAG TAAATCTTTTCCATTGTTTAATCGGTGTGTTCCACAAAATCCTGAATGCTATTCCAAGTATGCGTCTGTCTTAATAAATATGATTAATGAAATGGATGCTCTTCACCGTGCTCTTGGTGGAATATTGGCAGGAAGAGATACTGTAATAGGACTGAGTGTCCTTGCACTAG TTGTCTCAGGTGTTCTTTGGTGGCTCTATTATGACTACAGGAATGACCCCAGCACTGAATTGGAAAccgaaaaggaaaatataaaatttgTACTTGGATATGCTATCTTCTCTACAATAGTTACA ATTGTTCTGCTTTCCCTCATACTTGCACTAAGAAAGAGGCTTCAATTCACAGTACAGCTCTTCCAGATTGTTAACAAAATAATTAGAAGAATCCCTTTCCTGCTGTTCCAACCACTTTGGAGTTTTCTGATTCTCGTCGTCTTCTGGGTATTTTGGGTTGCTGTGCTACTCAGCTTAGGAACTGCAG GTACTGCAGAGATTACTTCAGGAGGACAAGTGGAATATAGAGCTCTGTCTGGAATTCACTACATGGCATGGTACCATTTTGTTGGCCTTATCTGGACTAGTGAATTCATTCTTGCTTGTCAGCAAATGACGATTGCTGGAGCAGTGGTTACTTGTTACTTCAACAG aaataaaaatagccCACCACGTCACCCAGTCCTGTCTTCCATATCAGTTCTTTTTTGCTATCATCTAGGAACTGTTATAAAAGGGTCGTTTTTAATCACAGTACTAAGAATACCAAGGATTTTTCTCTTGTACCTTTAtaatttcctaaaacaaaag GAAAGCGCGTGTGCAAAGTGCCTGTTCAAGTGCTGTTTCTGCTGGTTTTGGTGCCTAGAAAGGTGCTTAAGATACTTTAACCAG CATGCATACACAACTACAGCCATAAATGGGACAAATTTTTGTACATCAGCTAAGGATGCTGTCTTTATTTTGGCGAAGAATTCTGCTAAACTTACATCCATTAGCTGTTTTGGAGGTTTTATCCTATTTCTAGGAAAG GTGTTTGTTGTATGTTTTACTGTTTTTGGGGGATTGATGGCATTTAACTACCATC TGACAGCGGATGCCCTGttcctttgctttgctgttgATATGGAAACAAATGATGGATCTGCAGAGAAGCCATACTTCATGGATCAGGAATTACTG ACCTTTGTGAATCAGAGTAACAAGTTAACAGAAGGGCAAAAACACAGAAGCATGAAACCCTTCCAGGACAATGAAGATGGGACAGAGCTCCAACCTATG gcTTGA